The sequence AGTAAAAAACCAGTATTTCTTAAACACTAGACTATAGCCGTTTTCAAATAGTAAAAAAAATAAGACCCAGCTCATAAATGAGTTGGGTCTTATAACCATTGCTGTTTGAATTAACCTTCTGGGTTTGCGTTGGTATCTTTGATACCATACTTTTTGTTGAAACGGTCCACACGTCCGTCTGCTTGTGTAAATTTTTGACGACCAGTATAGAATGGATGAGAATCAGATGTTACTTCGACACGAATCACTGGGTAAGTGTTTCCGTCTTCCCACTCAGCTGTTTCATCAGAGTGCTTAGTAGAACCTGATAAAAATTTAAAGCCTGTAGTTGAGTCCATAAAAATAACTGGGTGATATTCTGGATGGATATCTTGTTTCATAGTCTTTTCGCTCCTTTGCCCTGATCCATTTGCTGCATCAGAGTTTATTTGTCGGTATACAACAGTACTATAATAGCATGATTCGTTTATCGATGCAATTATCTTTTAGTATTTTTTTTCGCTTGTCTGCCAAACGAAACATCATGGAAATCTTCAAAGAACTTCTGATTATTTTTTGTTTTACGTAAAAACTTAACGAATTGCTCTGTATATTCTAAAGAATCACCTGTCATATGATTACGCAACTTCCAAGTTTCTTCTAACTGCTCAGCCGACATTAGCAAATCTTCTTTACGTGTACCAGATTTTTTGATATCGATTGCAGGGAAAATACGGCGGTCTGCCAAGTCACGAGATAAATGCAGCTCCATATTCCCAGTTCCTTTGAATTCTTCGAAAATAACGTCATCCATTCGACTTCCTGTATCCACTAATGCTGTGGCAAGAATCGTCAAACTTCCACCCTCTTCAATATTTCTAGCAGCACCAAAGAAGCGCTTAGGTTTATAAAAAGCCGCAGGATCGATCCCACCACTTAATGTACGACCACTTGCTGGAATTACTAAGTTGTAAGCGCGAGCTAAACGCGTAATACTATCCATCAAAATAACAACATCTCGTTTATCTTCAACTAAACGCATTGCACGCTCCAAGACTAATTCAGAAACACGTGTATGATTTTGTGGTTGTTGATCGAAAGTTGAAGAAACTACATCGCCTTTAACACTACGCTCTAGGTCTGTCACTTCTTCTGGACGTTCATCGATCAACAGTAAAATCAATTCTACATCTGGGTAATTTTCTGAAATACCGTTAGCAATTTCTTTCAACACGCTTGTCTTACCTGCTTTTGGAGGAGCCACGATTAGTCCTCGTTGTCCAAAACCAACAGGAGAAAAAATATCGATCATGCGTGTCGATAATCTACCTGGCGTTGTTTCTAATTTGATTTGTTTTTCGGGGTACAGCGGTGTTAATGCTGGGAAATGTGGACGTTCTTTTGCTTCTTCTGGATCTTTGCCGTTGACACTTTCAACATGCATCAAGCCATAATAACGTTCTGATTCTTTTGGAGGTCTGGCTTTCCCGGCTACTTTGTCGCCATTACGTAAACCAAATCGGCGAATTTGAGAAGATGAAATATAGATATCTTCTGCACTAGGTCCATAATTGATTGGTCGTAAAAAACCATAGCCGTCTTGAGAAACAATATCCAAAATCCCTTCCATAAAGAAAAAACCTTGTTTCTCAGCTTGTGCTCTAATAACAGCTAAAGATAACTCTTTTTTATTCATTTGACTATAATAAGGGATCTTGAACTCTTTAGCATAGGAATAAATATCTTTTAATGTACTATTCTCAAGCTCCGCCATTGTTAAATAGTCACTCATTTAGCCACCTCGATTTCCTCTTCTGTTTCAATCATTTGGATATCCGCACCAAGTGCAGTTAATTTTTCAATAATGTGGTCATAGCCACGTAAAATGTATTCAACATTATAAATTGTTGTTGTGCCAGTTGCCATCAACCCAGCGATTACCAAACAAGCACCAGCTCTAAGATCTGAAGCCACAACTTCTGCACCATGTAATTGTGTCGGGCCATTAATGACAATCATATTTCCTTCGATCGATGCATCTGCACCCATTCGCACAAGTTCTGGGATATGTTTAGTCCGTTGTGCATAAATGCTATCAATAACTTCACCTGTACCTTTGGCTTTTAACATCAAAGGAGTGATCGGTTGCTGCAAATCTGTCGCAAAACCTGGATAAGGATAGGTTTTAACTGTTGTCATTTTTAAATCATGAGAGGGGTGTACTTCGATCATATCTTCTTCGATCGTCATTTTTACGCCCATTTCTTGTAATTTAGCAATAAAACTTTCTAGATGTTCATAAATCACATTACGAACTTTTACGCCTTCACCCATTGCTGCAGCTAAGGCTAAATAAGTTCCTGCTTCAATTCGGTCAGGAATGATCGAATGACGGCAGCCGTGTAATTTTTCAACGCCTTCGATTCTAATAATATCTGTACCTGCACCACGAATGTTTGCTCCCATATTATTCAATAAAGTTGCAACATCGATAATTTCTGGCTCGCGAGCTGCATTCTCAATGATTGTCTTGCCTTCTGCTTTAACAGCCGCTAACATCACATTGATCGTAGCGCCAATCGAAACCATATCCATAAAGATTCTCGTTCCATGAAGTCTGTCTTCTGTTCTTAAATACATGGCCCCATGTTCGTTTGTTACTTGAGCACCAAGTGCTTCAAATCCTTTGATATGCAGATCGATTGGACGCGGTCCAAGGTAACAGCCACCTGGAAGTCCAACGACTCCTTCACCAAATTTACCTAGTAATGAGCCCATAAAGTAATAGGAAGCACGAAGACTATTGATTTTGCCTTTAGGCATCGGAACGGAAACGATTTCTGTTGGATCGATAACGAGTGTATTGTCGGTAAATGTTGTTTTAGCACCCATAATTTCTAAAATTTCAATTAATGAATGTACATCTTGAATATCAGGTACACCATCTAATGTTACGGGCGAATCAGCCAAAATAGCTGCTGGAATCAAAGCTACTGCACTGTTTTTTGCTCCGCTGATCGATACTTCTCCAGTTAATGGACGATTGCCATTGATTACGATTTTTTTCATTTATTATTCTCACCTATCTATGTAAAACAAATAGTTTTATTTTTTTGTAATATACCCAAACTATTCTAACACATTAAGGAACAATAAAAAAGCCAACAGTTATTCGCATTAGGTTATTTTTCTTCATTTACATGATTTCAACTTATTTTTTAACATTTTTGAACGAAAATATAGATGCAAACGATCTTTTTAGAAACAAAAAAACTGAAACAACAGATTTACTGTAGTTTCAGTTAGTATTAATTATAAAATTAATTATGCTTTGTTAGCAGAACCGAACCATTCGATACGTTGTTCTACTAATTCAGTAACAGCTTTTGTTCCTGGTGCTAATAATTTACGAGGGTCAAATCCTTTACCTTCAAGATCTTTGCCTTCTTCGATGTATTTACGAGTTGCTGCTGCAAATACTTCTTGACACTCAGTGTTAACGTTGATTTTAGAAACGCCCATTGAGATTGCTTTTTGAACTTGTTCTAAAGGAATACCTGATCCACCGTGTAATACTAATGGAATGTCACCAACAGCGTCAGCGATTTCTTGTAAGTGGTCAAATGCTAATCCAGTCCAGTTGTCTGGGTATGAACCGTGGATGTTTCCGATTCCGCATGCTAGGTAATCAATACCTGTAGCAACCATTTGTACACATTCTTGAACGTCAGCTAATTCGCCAGAACCGATGATTCCGTCTTCTTCGCCGCCGATCGAACCAACTTCACATTCTACAGAAACGCCTTTAGCGTGTGCTTTAGCAACAACATCTTTTGCTTTTTCGATGTTTTCTTCAAATGGTAAGTGAGATCCGTCAAACATAACTGAAGTGTAGCCGATTTCGATACATTCTAATGCATCTTCATATTCACCGTGGTCTAAGTGAAGAGCTACTGGTACAGTGATGCCCATTGAATCGATCAAGTCTTTTACTAAATCGTAACATACTTGGTATCCGCCCATGTATTTAGCTGCACCCATAGAAGTTTGGATCAAAACTGGCGCTTTTTTAGCTTCTGCAGCTTCAAGAATCGCTTTTGTCCATTCTAGGTTGTTTGTGTTGAATCCTCCGACACCGTAGCCGCCTTTGCGAGCTGCTTTAAGAAATTCTGTTCCTGATACTAATGGCATAATAAAATTCCTCCTAAGTTTTAAAAAAACTTTATTTGTTAAGGCTATCCTTAACCAACAGTTATATTTTAGCAGACTTTTTAGTACTTTTCTACTAAAACTGACTTTTTCAGAAAACTTTTGTCCATAGTTTCACAAAAGTGCAGACACTTACTGCATTTTGTCCAAAAAAAGAATGAAGGGCTATTTAATAATACCTTCACTCTTTTAAAAATTATTATGAAATTTTTTAATCGAAGTCAAACTAACACAAAATTATAAAACCCGTATTCTT is a genomic window of Enterococcus haemoperoxidus ATCC BAA-382 containing:
- a CDS encoding type B 50S ribosomal protein L31, which codes for MKQDIHPEYHPVIFMDSTTGFKFLSGSTKHSDETAEWEDGNTYPVIRVEVTSDSHPFYTGRQKFTQADGRVDRFNKKYGIKDTNANPEG
- a CDS encoding class II fructose-bisphosphate aldolase is translated as MPLVSGTEFLKAARKGGYGVGGFNTNNLEWTKAILEAAEAKKAPVLIQTSMGAAKYMGGYQVCYDLVKDLIDSMGITVPVALHLDHGEYEDALECIEIGYTSVMFDGSHLPFEENIEKAKDVVAKAHAKGVSVECEVGSIGGEEDGIIGSGELADVQECVQMVATGIDYLACGIGNIHGSYPDNWTGLAFDHLQEIADAVGDIPLVLHGGSGIPLEQVQKAISMGVSKINVNTECQEVFAAATRKYIEEGKDLEGKGFDPRKLLAPGTKAVTELVEQRIEWFGSANKA
- the rho gene encoding transcription termination factor Rho; translated protein: MSDYLTMAELENSTLKDIYSYAKEFKIPYYSQMNKKELSLAVIRAQAEKQGFFFMEGILDIVSQDGYGFLRPINYGPSAEDIYISSSQIRRFGLRNGDKVAGKARPPKESERYYGLMHVESVNGKDPEEAKERPHFPALTPLYPEKQIKLETTPGRLSTRMIDIFSPVGFGQRGLIVAPPKAGKTSVLKEIANGISENYPDVELILLLIDERPEEVTDLERSVKGDVVSSTFDQQPQNHTRVSELVLERAMRLVEDKRDVVILMDSITRLARAYNLVIPASGRTLSGGIDPAAFYKPKRFFGAARNIEEGGSLTILATALVDTGSRMDDVIFEEFKGTGNMELHLSRDLADRRIFPAIDIKKSGTRKEDLLMSAEQLEETWKLRNHMTGDSLEYTEQFVKFLRKTKNNQKFFEDFHDVSFGRQAKKNTKR
- a CDS encoding UDP-N-acetylglucosamine 1-carboxyvinyltransferase, which produces MKKIVINGNRPLTGEVSISGAKNSAVALIPAAILADSPVTLDGVPDIQDVHSLIEILEIMGAKTTFTDNTLVIDPTEIVSVPMPKGKINSLRASYYFMGSLLGKFGEGVVGLPGGCYLGPRPIDLHIKGFEALGAQVTNEHGAMYLRTEDRLHGTRIFMDMVSIGATINVMLAAVKAEGKTIIENAAREPEIIDVATLLNNMGANIRGAGTDIIRIEGVEKLHGCRHSIIPDRIEAGTYLALAAAMGEGVKVRNVIYEHLESFIAKLQEMGVKMTIEEDMIEVHPSHDLKMTTVKTYPYPGFATDLQQPITPLMLKAKGTGEVIDSIYAQRTKHIPELVRMGADASIEGNMIVINGPTQLHGAEVVASDLRAGACLVIAGLMATGTTTIYNVEYILRGYDHIIEKLTALGADIQMIETEEEIEVAK